In Longimicrobium sp., a single genomic region encodes these proteins:
- a CDS encoding GAF domain-containing sensor histidine kinase: protein MSISIEADIAAIQRIGAVPTILKVVSEATGLRLALVARVTEGAWTCCAVLDRMGFGLEVGGELEVATTLCSEVRATGAPIVIEHASREPAFCDHPTPKLYGFESYIATPIVRPDGRYFGNVCALDSRPAVLRDGKTLEMVKLFADLIGMQLEAEESSLRDRAALSDERKTAELREQFIAVLGHDLRNPLTSVVTGANFLLDLEPGPTERTILERVVTSGRRMTRLIDDVLDFARGRLGGGMPIDPMEIDHVDFVVRHVVAEIAAAHPDRTIRVTSNPPATAWFDRTRVGQMLSNLVGNAVEHSPPGEPVDVVADGTDGMLRLAVTSRGDVIPEDVLPHIFQPYVRGTRSVPRTGLGLGLYIASEIARAHGGALHVTSSAEDGTTFTALLPRSGPASAS, encoded by the coding sequence ATGAGCATCAGCATCGAAGCGGACATCGCCGCCATCCAGCGGATCGGCGCCGTTCCCACCATCCTCAAGGTCGTTTCCGAGGCCACCGGCCTGCGCCTGGCGCTGGTCGCGCGGGTTACGGAAGGGGCGTGGACCTGCTGCGCCGTGCTGGACCGGATGGGGTTCGGGCTGGAGGTGGGCGGCGAGCTGGAGGTGGCCACCACGCTGTGCAGCGAGGTGCGGGCGACGGGGGCGCCCATCGTCATCGAGCACGCCAGCCGCGAGCCGGCCTTCTGCGACCACCCCACGCCGAAGCTGTACGGCTTCGAGAGCTACATCGCCACGCCCATCGTGCGCCCCGACGGCCGCTACTTCGGCAACGTCTGCGCGCTGGACTCACGCCCCGCGGTGCTGCGCGACGGCAAGACGCTGGAGATGGTGAAGCTCTTCGCCGACCTCATCGGCATGCAGCTGGAGGCCGAGGAGTCGTCCCTCCGCGACCGCGCCGCGCTCTCCGACGAGCGGAAGACGGCCGAGCTGCGCGAGCAGTTCATCGCCGTGCTGGGGCACGACCTGCGCAACCCGCTCACCTCGGTGGTCACCGGCGCCAACTTCCTGCTGGACCTGGAGCCCGGGCCCACCGAGCGCACCATCCTGGAGCGCGTCGTCACCAGCGGGCGGCGGATGACGCGGCTGATCGACGACGTGCTGGACTTCGCGCGCGGGCGGCTGGGCGGGGGGATGCCGATCGACCCGATGGAGATCGACCACGTCGATTTCGTCGTCCGCCACGTCGTGGCCGAGATCGCCGCCGCGCACCCGGACCGCACCATCCGCGTGACCTCCAACCCGCCCGCTACGGCCTGGTTCGACCGCACCCGCGTGGGGCAGATGCTGTCGAACCTGGTGGGGAACGCGGTGGAGCACAGCCCGCCAGGCGAGCCGGTGGACGTGGTGGCCGACGGCACCGACGGCATGCTGCGCCTGGCCGTCACCAGCCGCGGCGACGTGATCCCCGAAGACGTGCTCCCGCACATCTTCCAGCCGTACGTGCGCGGCACCCGCAGTGTGCCGCGCACGGGGCTGGGCCTGGGCCTCTACATCGCCTCGGAGATCGCCCGCGCGCACGGCGGCGCCCTCCACGTCACATCCAGCGCCGAGGACGGCACCACCTTCACCGCGCTCCTCCCGCGCTCGGGCCCCGCCTCGGCCTCTTGA
- a CDS encoding HD domain-containing protein: protein MQPTELGGILDFLRAAEALKTATRSGWTSAGQQESVAEHTWRLCLMALVLHRDFPGVDFARLIRICIIHDLGEAIGGDVPAPEQAALGEGKSAGERRDLLQLLSPLPADLRAEITSLWDEYEAAVTPEARLAKALDKLETILQHTQGANPPDFDYRFNLGYGRQYTAGHPLLESVRAVLDEETERRAREGEESTPRP, encoded by the coding sequence GTGCAACCGACCGAGCTGGGCGGCATCCTGGACTTCCTGCGCGCCGCCGAGGCGCTGAAGACGGCCACGCGCAGCGGCTGGACCTCGGCCGGGCAGCAGGAGAGCGTGGCCGAGCACACGTGGCGGCTGTGCCTGATGGCGCTGGTGCTGCACCGCGACTTCCCCGGCGTGGACTTCGCGCGGCTCATCCGCATCTGCATCATCCACGACCTGGGCGAGGCCATCGGCGGCGACGTGCCCGCGCCCGAGCAGGCCGCGCTCGGCGAGGGCAAGTCCGCCGGCGAGCGCCGCGACCTGCTGCAGCTCCTGTCCCCGCTCCCCGCCGACCTGCGCGCCGAGATCACCTCGCTGTGGGACGAGTACGAGGCCGCGGTCACGCCCGAGGCGCGGCTCGCCAAGGCGCTCGACAAGCTGGAGACCATCCTGCAGCACACGCAGGGCGCCAACCCGCCGGACTTCGACTACCGCTTCAACCTGGGCTACGGCCGCCAGTACACCGCCGGCCACCCGCTGCTCGAGTCCGTCCGCGCCGTCCTCGACGAGGAGACGGAGCGGCGCGCGCGGGAGGGCGAGGAGAGCACCCCGCGTCCGTAG
- a CDS encoding PDZ domain-containing protein has product MHPLLKRSATLAVATLLVPSIIAAQPGASNTATSAATLRSAPISNIRYEVTFTAQTAKDRSMHVDMTFDAASTSPVLLSLPVWTPGAYEVSNYAHWVSGFGAVQRGAPVRWDKVDPDTWRVRPGGAGPVTVSFEYRADSLDNAMAWAQPDFLFFNGTTAFLYPEGRTPDFPATITIRTDAGWNVATSMRARPGRFTYGESNYHDLVDMPFFVGRFDLDSMQVAGKWHRLATYPAGRLQDTARAAVWRGIAAMAPAEAAVFHDAPWPDYTTMMVFPEQYPGGSALEHSRSHLGIYTPELIGTPVLLDITAHEMFHSWNVKRLRPADMWPYVYDRAMPTVWLWVSEGITDYYAPLALVRGGVAGEDYLWENLTEKMQQVDDSPPVALEDASLSTWNHPQDGTGYLYYPKGALAGFLLDVMIRDASDNRRSLDTVMRELYEADFQRGRGFTGDEWWAAVSRAAGGRGFADFAARYVDGREPFPYARVLPLAGLRLQADTAHIARIGVQTQTDSTGVRVVALVPGGMAARAGLQVGDYIVSLGEVKVGAEDFGPAFRARYGTQPEGTPLPVVVRRNGQNVTLNGSVHYNTEISSRIAPDPNATVKAARIRTGIARGTTTGG; this is encoded by the coding sequence ATGCATCCCCTGCTGAAACGCTCCGCCACACTCGCCGTCGCCACTCTCCTCGTACCGAGCATCATCGCCGCCCAGCCCGGAGCGAGCAACACGGCGACGAGCGCCGCGACTCTCCGCTCCGCGCCCATCTCCAACATCCGCTACGAAGTCACGTTCACTGCGCAGACGGCGAAGGACCGCTCGATGCACGTGGACATGACCTTCGACGCGGCCTCCACCTCGCCGGTGCTGCTGTCGCTGCCGGTGTGGACGCCGGGGGCGTACGAGGTCAGCAACTACGCCCACTGGGTGAGCGGCTTCGGCGCCGTGCAGCGCGGCGCGCCCGTGCGCTGGGACAAGGTCGACCCCGACACCTGGCGCGTGCGCCCCGGCGGCGCCGGCCCGGTCACCGTGTCGTTCGAGTACCGCGCCGACTCGCTCGACAACGCGATGGCGTGGGCGCAGCCGGACTTCCTGTTCTTCAACGGCACCACCGCGTTCCTCTACCCCGAGGGGCGCACCCCCGACTTCCCGGCCACCATCACCATCCGCACCGACGCCGGCTGGAACGTCGCCACCAGCATGCGCGCGCGGCCGGGGCGCTTCACCTACGGCGAGAGCAACTACCACGACCTGGTCGACATGCCGTTCTTCGTCGGCCGCTTCGACCTGGACTCCATGCAGGTGGCCGGGAAGTGGCACCGCCTGGCCACGTATCCCGCGGGGCGGCTGCAGGACACCGCCCGCGCCGCCGTCTGGCGCGGCATCGCCGCCATGGCGCCCGCCGAGGCCGCCGTCTTCCACGACGCGCCGTGGCCCGACTACACCACCATGATGGTCTTCCCCGAGCAGTACCCGGGCGGCAGCGCGCTGGAGCACTCGCGCAGCCACCTGGGCATCTACACTCCCGAGCTGATCGGCACGCCGGTCCTCCTCGACATCACCGCCCACGAGATGTTCCACTCGTGGAACGTGAAGCGCCTGCGCCCGGCCGACATGTGGCCGTACGTCTACGACCGCGCGATGCCCACGGTGTGGCTGTGGGTGAGCGAGGGGATCACCGACTACTACGCGCCGCTGGCCCTGGTGCGCGGCGGCGTGGCGGGCGAGGACTACCTGTGGGAGAACCTGACGGAGAAGATGCAGCAGGTGGACGATTCGCCGCCGGTGGCGCTGGAGGATGCGTCGCTGTCCACGTGGAACCACCCGCAGGACGGCACCGGCTACCTGTACTATCCCAAGGGCGCGCTCGCCGGCTTCCTGCTCGACGTGATGATCCGCGACGCCAGCGACAACCGCCGCTCGCTCGACACCGTGATGCGCGAGCTGTACGAGGCCGATTTCCAGCGCGGCCGTGGCTTCACCGGTGACGAGTGGTGGGCGGCCGTGAGCCGCGCCGCCGGCGGCCGCGGCTTCGCCGACTTCGCCGCGCGCTACGTGGACGGGCGCGAACCCTTCCCGTACGCGCGGGTGCTGCCGCTGGCGGGGCTGCGCCTGCAGGCGGATACCGCGCACATCGCGCGCATCGGCGTGCAGACGCAGACCGACTCGACCGGAGTCCGCGTCGTGGCCCTGGTGCCCGGCGGGATGGCCGCGCGCGCGGGGCTGCAGGTGGGCGACTACATCGTCAGCCTGGGCGAGGTGAAGGTGGGAGCGGAGGACTTTGGCCCCGCCTTCCGCGCGCGCTACGGCACCCAGCCCGAGGGCACGCCGCTCCCGGTGGTCGTGCGCCGCAACGGCCAGAACGTCACGCTGAACGGCTCGGTGCACTACAACACCGAGATCAGCTCCCGCATCGCCCCCGACCCGAACGCCACCGTGAAGGCCGCCCGCATCCGCACCGGCATCGCCCGCGGCACGACGACCGGCGGGTGA
- a CDS encoding TetR/AcrR family transcriptional regulator, with protein sequence MPGRKAPEEQRRLEILKAAYRVAARERLTGLTAQAVAGEAGVSKGLVFFHFGNRDGLLVALLAWLLEITLVGPELADVLEGQTPAERMLSAIRRDVEALPKQRERVALFFDFWVMGTRHPGVQRAIRAALDRYRDAFRPLAQAVVDAEPERFGREGAEGLAGVAAGFIEGCALQVVMDPDRFDVDSYMRTLAALVG encoded by the coding sequence ATGCCGGGCCGCAAAGCACCCGAGGAACAGCGCAGGCTCGAAATCCTGAAAGCCGCCTACCGCGTGGCCGCGCGCGAGCGGCTGACGGGCCTCACCGCGCAGGCCGTCGCCGGCGAGGCGGGGGTGAGCAAGGGGCTGGTGTTCTTCCACTTCGGCAATCGCGACGGGCTGCTGGTGGCGCTGCTCGCCTGGCTGCTGGAGATCACCCTCGTCGGCCCCGAACTGGCGGACGTGCTCGAGGGCCAGACGCCCGCCGAGCGGATGCTGAGCGCCATCCGCCGCGACGTGGAGGCGCTGCCGAAGCAGCGCGAGCGCGTGGCCCTGTTCTTCGACTTCTGGGTGATGGGGACGCGGCACCCCGGCGTGCAGCGCGCCATCCGCGCCGCGCTGGACCGCTACCGCGACGCCTTCCGCCCGCTCGCGCAGGCCGTGGTCGACGCCGAGCCGGAGCGCTTCGGCCGCGAGGGCGCCGAGGGGCTGGCGGGCGTGGCCGCCGGCTTCATCGAGGGCTGTGCCCTGCAGGTGGTGATGGACCCCGACCGCTTCGACGTGGACAGCTACATGCGCACGCTTGCGGCGCTGGTGGGGTAG
- a CDS encoding acyl-CoA desaturase, which translates to MSAGPTAISPHAGEGEEFHDDIIYPAAIPFVLVHLACLGAIWTGVTVNALILCVALYVVRMFGVTAGYHRFFSHRSFKTSRAGQLVLAWLAQSSTQRGALWWAAVHRHHHRHSDTELDVHSPRQRGFFYSHVGWIFDRRNEKTEMDAVPDLTRYPELVWLERFPLVPAVVLGVACFAFGGWTALVVGFFWSTVLLYHGTFFINSLAHVTGKQRYVTGDDSRNNWWLALITLGEGWHNNHHAYQRSTRQGFRWYEIDPTFYVLKSLSWLGLVWELGEPPVEVVRNERRLGAAVVEKVAHQLAAAFPADRIAAQVHAALAAAPQMEDVRAALRNAQSHAASALAGLHLPELPTLDEVRQYAERTLARTPSLDQIAERARQLVVEAVCARLAEQLSPA; encoded by the coding sequence ATGTCCGCAGGCCCGACCGCCATCTCCCCGCACGCCGGCGAGGGGGAAGAATTTCACGACGACATCATCTACCCGGCCGCGATCCCGTTCGTGCTCGTCCACCTGGCGTGCCTGGGGGCGATCTGGACCGGGGTGACCGTGAACGCGCTGATCCTGTGCGTGGCGCTCTACGTCGTCCGCATGTTCGGGGTGACGGCGGGGTACCACCGCTTCTTCAGCCACCGCTCGTTCAAGACGAGCCGCGCGGGGCAGCTCGTGCTGGCGTGGCTGGCGCAGAGCTCCACGCAGCGCGGCGCGCTCTGGTGGGCGGCCGTGCACCGCCACCACCATCGCCATTCCGACACCGAGCTGGACGTGCACTCGCCGCGGCAGCGCGGGTTCTTCTACTCGCACGTGGGGTGGATCTTCGACCGGCGCAACGAGAAGACGGAGATGGACGCGGTGCCGGACCTGACGCGCTACCCCGAGCTGGTGTGGCTGGAGCGCTTCCCGCTGGTTCCGGCGGTGGTGCTGGGCGTCGCCTGCTTCGCGTTCGGGGGATGGACGGCGCTGGTCGTGGGCTTCTTCTGGAGCACGGTGCTGCTGTACCACGGCACCTTCTTCATCAACTCGCTGGCGCACGTGACGGGGAAGCAGCGCTACGTGACGGGCGACGACAGCCGCAACAACTGGTGGCTGGCGCTGATCACGCTGGGCGAGGGGTGGCACAACAACCACCACGCCTATCAGCGGTCCACGCGGCAGGGGTTCCGCTGGTACGAGATCGATCCGACGTTCTACGTGCTGAAGTCGCTGTCGTGGCTCGGGCTGGTGTGGGAGCTGGGCGAGCCGCCGGTGGAGGTGGTGCGCAACGAGCGGCGGCTGGGGGCGGCGGTGGTGGAGAAGGTGGCGCACCAGCTGGCCGCGGCCTTCCCGGCGGACCGCATCGCCGCGCAGGTGCACGCCGCGCTGGCCGCCGCGCCGCAGATGGAGGACGTGCGCGCCGCGCTCCGCAACGCGCAGTCGCATGCGGCGTCGGCGCTGGCTGGGCTCCACCTTCCCGAGCTGCCGACGCTGGACGAGGTGCGGCAGTACGCCGAGCGCACGCTGGCCCGCACGCCCAGCCTGGACCAGATTGCCGAGCGCGCCCGCCAGCTGGTGGTCGAGGCCGTCTGCGCGCGCCTGGCCGAGCAGCTGAGCCCCGCCTGA